A segment of the Juglans regia cultivar Chandler chromosome 15, Walnut 2.0, whole genome shotgun sequence genome:
TAGAGATATGTAGTAGGCAATGACATACTACACgttcacacacacatatatgtatatagtgcgtgtgtgtgtgtgtagatcATGATAATTTGTCACTAAGTTGCTGACTTCTCCTGAGATCTATTATATGTGATATGTGCATTACGTCCTGTCTCCCATCTAGTCATGTGGCATATGtagatgttatttattttgtatactGTTGTTATGCCCTTATTGCATGGTTTTCATGTCCTAAGTCCTTGTTTCTGCTTCAGTATGATAGATGGCCTAAATGAGTTGATGGGAGAAAAAAGCTTTGGTTTTGGCAAATCTCGGTTATGAAGTTGCAAATATTATGTTGTAGGATGGATATCTTTTATGTGATTAGATCACCTGGTTTCTACCATTGATTCATGCGCTAATAGAATTTGGTTTTTGAAGAGACTCATCACTGTCTTACACTGCTGAACTTTGTTTGAGGATGAATccattgacaatttttttatctttcaattaCTTAATTGCTTACTGAGTATATGTTCTTGTTCTGTTACAATCTGTAATTGTGTTTTGTTCATTTGGAATCTATCTGATTTTTTCATTTACTATGTTACAAGTTTGGGAACTCTgttattgaaaaaagaaatgtgATTCATGTGTTGTTTTTTATGTTATGCCTGATGAGCACTGTAGAAACAGGTCCTTCTGTTTGGTAGCATCATATCTTGACAGCTGTAGAAatactttgattttttatatgctTTGCTCTATGGTGCTTCTATGacagttttttttatcaatactATGACagatttttgggattttttagATGTGCTCATCCCCTGAAAAGTTTTCCCTTAATGttgaaaaggaagagaaagataTTACTGGTTCAAGTTTCCTAGCTAACTATGAGAGCAACCTTCAGGAACTCGAAGACgtctcttcttcatcctcttcttcaGAGGATGAGTCTCTTGAGACAGAGGATGAAGATGAACAATCTAATGAGAATGCCTCAAAACAGTTGGTGCTCTATGACCCATTAACTAATGGTACAGATGAAATCGAACCTGTTCCTGACCCCATTCAGTCCCAGACTCCATTCCGGAGATACTCAGCTCCGAATTCATCGCCCAGAGTTTTGCCATCTGTAGGGGCTTTCACTGTCCAGTGTGCTAGCTGTTTTAAATGGAGGCTCATCCCAACAAAGGAAAAGTATGAAGCAATACGTGAACATATTCTGGAGCAGCCTTTTTACTGTAATACTGCTCGTGAGTGGCGGGCTGATATATCATGTGATGATCCAACAGACATTTCTCAGGATGACAGTAGGCTCTGGGCAATTGATAAGCCTAATATTGCGCAGCCCCCTCCTGGGTGGCAAAGGCTGCTACGGATCAGAGGTGAAGGAAGCACCAAGTTTGCAGACATGTAGGTGTCAATTTGTATTTGACTACTTCTGTTATATAGAACCATTATATATaggtaatttaattttttcaccaTTGCCAGCTATTATTTGCTCATCTAACCTTTCATTTggagttaaattattttgaccaaTCCAAAAAACTTCAATTTACCAAAATTGGAAGTTCACGGTATCTTTTCAATAAGTTTCTTAAAACTAAGTTATAGCGATGCAACGTTTCAGACTGCCCAATTCTATTTGAATTACATGAACATGATTCAATTTTACCTTACTTTCCCCCTTTTTCCCAGGCTTTCCCTTCAAAATGTCTATAGACCTGATGGGTCAATATCAAGGCTTGAAGaaatttggatatttttttattaagagaaaaaCCTTAATCGATTTTCTGCAATtgactaaatattttgttgatcCAAGGAATAATCTTTGGGTTTTATGGAGATTCTCAATTTGGTATTTGTTATATATTGCCCCACTCTcgtcttgttttatttttcataggCCACTCCTTGTCTTGTTTAGCCAACTTATAAGCAAATTTTCCCTGAACGATGCTTCTCACATTCAACTGTACTGTTCTAGGGTTAATAATTGTATAgcctttctctttttattttagcCAAACTTCATAAGCCCAACCCTGTTCTAGAGTGGGGAAACCATTAAACTTTTGCTTCTGCGTTAGAAGGATGACAATATTTTATGGAACACGAGATATCCAGTCGTTGTGGGATTGATTCGGCCGTGACATGTCGAGGGCGCATTTCTTAACATGTTTGAAATGGCAGTTGGACAGTCATGAGCGTATTCTATTGTGGCAAAAGATTTCAGCTAcattttggatgttgagatgagttgagttgagttgtgaatagtaatattttgtaggtcccattgagatgggtttaacttttaagggtgaaatgtatgaagtaggttgagatgggtttaacttttttttggaaaattgaaaacttaGTGGATCTCATCAGTGATTGGTGTGAGATGACTTGAGTTGGGTTCATCTTCCAAACACAGCCGCATCTTGTTTGATATGGtgtgtttggattgagaggaaTGGGTGTAGTTTTGTGAAGATTGTAATAAATGGTTGTGGATGTCAAAGATCTTCTTGCTAAACATCCTTTACTGTTGGATGTTGGCTCATAattgtgtttcttttttctattttaatttcctggactttcttgatctttttactttttcattctAGGTGTATCTCTTGTATTCCTAGTTGTATTTCTTGTATACTCTTTGTGTACCTGGATAACATCATTTtgttctttataaaatataccttctaaaaaaatggagtttttaagttttgaggaaaaCTTTTGGGCCATCAATCTTTGACTCCATTTTAACTTGCTATGTTCGGTATTTACAGATATTATCAGGCGCCATCAGGCAAGAAACTACGCTCAATGGTGGAGATCCAAAAGTATGTTAATGCCACCTACTCAACTATTTTCCTGTTGTGGCACTTTGTAAATCTACATGTAAATGTATAATGAAATAACCTGTGGATGGTTAAAGTCTCACAAGTACAATGTTTTTCCATATTTCCTTTACAGCCTTTTTGGGGCTTTTGATTTTGCAGGTACTTGCTGGAACATCCGGAGTATATGAGCGATGATGTATCTCTCTcacaattttcatttcaaatccCAAAGCCTTTGCAGGAAAATTATGTGAGAAAGCGTCCTCCTCAGCTGAAAGCTTCACATGTCACTAGACCTCTTGAACCTGGTGAAGGTATGCAGAAAAAGCTacaaatctgaaaaaataatcGAAAACCAACCCTTTATAATTAACGCTTCATTTAGCTCCATACAAAAAAGTTCTACCTTTTTTAAGTTCTTGCTTATTGCCATCCAATTTGGTGGGGGCAGTCTCTAGGATTTGGCAGATACAAATGATACATTAGAGAGCTGGATTTCCACttgttaaagaaaaagaaactttaGAGAGCTGGATTTTCAAAATGCAAGCAGAGGAAGAATTGGCTGTATGAGGTTTCTTAGAATGGAAAACCTTCGATCTTTGTCTGTTGCCTTGATGGCATCTTTTGCTGCCAGGAGAAAACATAATAATGCCAGTCTAATAACAATTTCCCTTTCTGTGTTTTGTCTCTGCTGCAGCGAGTCCTCTGGCTTTGATGGGTCCGGACAACTGTCCAGACTCCCAGCTTACTCGACCGGGGCTGCCTCCTAACTTCGAGGACCCAGTTTTTGATCCTGTTGGTCGTCCTGCAAAGAAGCGATCTAGGCCCCCCGGATAAGGAGATGTACATAGTAGTAAACAAAAGTATAATCAGTACATGTAATCAAGGTTGAGTGCTTTTTCAATCTTGCAATACTACTTGATGATCCCGAGGGTTGGTCCAGATAGTTTTGTTTTCCCCCACATCGATGGATTCTATGTTTCCAGACAACAAAAGGGGGAATTTTTGAGTAAGATGAAGTAGAATAAGGTCAGATGGGAGCTTTAGGTGATGGTTTTGGAAGTTTGATGTCTGGACTGTATGAACATGTATAAAAGTTTAGTTTACtgcataatatattaatattggatCCAAGATCAACTGATTAGTGATTTCACATTTCAAAGTACGTGCATTTGCATGCTGCTGGtgcatgaaaattaaaaaaaattatcctctttttattttttggaaaacaaaacatgaaacaaaatacttccatataattatatatatatatatatgtatgtatgtatgtatttatgggaTGTGTGGTATGTCATTTTCTTCGTGGGGTCAAAGCCCGACTCTTCTCTTTTGTATTCGAAGTTTTGCATTCTGTTTGAGATTGCAGGGTTGGAATtttatttggaggattttttttttttttttgggcttagAGTTGGgctttcattcaatttttttgggAAACGATTTAGACAATTTTAGAGTATGCAAGAGCTATTCgcactttctttaaaaaaaaataaataaatattgaatctatgtaaaaaaaaaataaaataaatgtttgttAATGTTGGGctctattaatttttaaatagaatgcaCGAAGTCTCCTCACTTTCAAACTGTATCCTATATGtatgattgttttttttaatgcaaaacgtatttcattaagaaaaaatgataagataTACTCGTTTACTCACgttgaaaaatgagatgaattaaaataaaaattaaataaaatattattattattttaaaatttaaaaaaattataataatgactTCTTATATCTGAATCTCGTGCCATCCCTCTCAGGCACATGTGCGTCCTCTTATTGGGCAAATCCTAATGATCTGGGGATAATCCTTCGTGTGGGGTGGGCAGGGGACATGGTGTTGACAATGGGTCCTACTATGTAGAACAAAGAAAGACAGTATGCTGCCTTGTTATCTACCCACATCAGAACCCCATAACAACTATATTACTtagtttttactaaaataatgtAACTTCCTCTGAAATATTCTTCTTTAATGTCAGTTTAATGAGCTTCATTTAAGGAAACATATTgcaacatttttttcttcctttcgtCAGAATCCATCATCCCAACAACTAGCTCAAATTAATAGGCATCATTACTTTGGTAATATTTGGCAtaaatgtgtaaattttttatttttttaaaaaataaaatttgtcgttaaaaaataatttttttatataaatctaatatttgaTCTGAATAGCAAAatcttttcaattcatctcatctcattttaatatccaaacactacaaacacatttttcaatttcaaattttgaacttttttcatctaattattacaactttttcaaatttttaaacaaaaaataataataatttaactttttcaaataacaaaataaaatgtatattaaaaaaattaaattttaataatattttaaatttataatatttttattcaactttttatctctcattttttaaaactccataaaatatattaactcaaattatttcattactatttacagatcatcttattatccactatccaaacaaggatttattcacttttttaaaagaaatgtcaAGACTTGCACACCgtaaaactacaaatattatttctaattgAATTGTAGGTATGTTTTGATTCCTAAAACACCACTTCAATCAGTCAATCCGCCAATCTGTCTTGATGATAACAATTAAAGACAGGCAGGCCATTTATCAAGTTAGAGTATAAACTGATTGGCCATTAGATAATATAAACAACACATTATTCCttattgtaattatataaaaaaatataaacgaAATAATTATAAGAGACCATATTTTTATGCGTGAAGACTAGAGAGTGACAATGTATAGTTGAAAAGAGAATTCCATAAACGGCCTCGTTAGTTATTTGCCCTAAAAATTAAGGTTAGATATACTTTTAGAATGTGgtccattaaaaaaatagatttaccgTTGATAAACTTTATAATCTGTTtggaaatataattattctcgaactaattcactactattaataaattatttattactattcataaactattttactatcatTTACATaacatctaaaatatttttaatatctaaacggaGTCTTAAGTGCCGTTTAGATactgagttgagataagttgagataaaagttgaaaattgaaaactgaacaaaatattgttaggatattattttttaatattattattttaaaattttaaaaaaattaaatcgtatattatatattgtatgaaaatttgataaaattataataataagattatatttgatgaaataaaacactttttatatccaaacgagaTTTTAATCTTTAGGTATACACTAGATAGTAGCCCATTAATAAGACATGATTGTCTTCTTGTTGGATTTGGGGCATGCCCTTAAATTTACATTACCAAGTTATACACGTTTTGTaccatttttcttcctctcaaACCCTCGTGTACTCTACTCTTATGAGCTCCTTTATGTCTTCGATaatattataagtaataataacgTATTATTTACTTTGAGATTTTAGTTcttcctccaaaaaaaaaaaaaaaatcaaaatcttttttgttttttcatttataaattcaaaataagtcTTTTTTCATGTCCCAAATCTTAATGTTCGTCAATGTCTTGCCAGCAATTCGCAATTCAATTGACATGGGACAGGATGTGACTTATGACTTATGTCTTATGTTTGGAGAATTGAGTGAccaaaaaaacaagaaaacatgaTGAGACGAGGAAAAAgtttatatagtttatattaaagaACCTCTTGTGCATTATGGGCAATTGGGTTGGAGTCAGGCTACTCGaattgatatatgtatatatatcaaatatttttatggattgtgtaaaactttttttcttttcttaaaatattttttaatgtattttaaaaaaaaaaatacaaaaaataaacaaacacaatattaaaatataaagaaaaaaaaatcctaattttttttaaaaaaaaaaggaaaaagaatcagACCTAAgcattttttctctctctctctatatgtatatatatatttgagggAAAACCAGAATCCAATAGGCAAATGCCACATTAGTAATGTAGTCAAAAATTCTACGAGAACGCTCCATCAGATTTTTCCCCAAAACGCCATAAACTTATTTTCAATCTAGCATTTCGTTACCCACCCACCAAACTCTATGGCTTGCATTCTCCACCAGTCGCCGCCACCATCCACTTCGACGCCAGGTAGGCCGACGCAGCCACCCAATCTAACGCCAACCAATCCGACGCAGCAGCCACAACCACCACACAGTCCGACGCCACCCATAGCTTGCACGTTGATGCACTACAAACAACTTAGACCAACCACCTGCATGTAGAAACACAACCTCGCGAGACCACCATCTCCATGCATGGTTTTGCCTTGCACCATCTTGAACAAACTGTGAGCCTCTTCCACGGCAACCACCAACCTCCTTGCACCATTATCGCTAAAAGTCTCATCCACCAACCTCCAACACCACGCCACCAAGAACCACCACGCAAGCCTCACCGTGCGCAACCAAAGGAACCTTACTCAGCCCTGTTTTTGGtttctcaaaacagagcatccgATGGAAAGATACCAAGAACTGATTTCCATGCCCACAACTTTGTGTCGCTGCAAACAGCGTTGGAGTACCATCGATACTCATTTCCAGTTTCTCAGTGAGCCACCATCAACCCTGACAGCAACACCATCGCACGTTCTCTGCACGTCACTGCCATTTCAATAACGAAAAAATTAATTTCGTGATATTTagtcatttaaaaaacaaactgtaacatgaaattgaaacatgatcctttattttttaaatttgcttggactcataatttgtttaaatttattgttgttTGAATTAATAGTTTCTAACTGGAATGAGCTATATTATCCTTATAGACCTTGTCATTAAATTTCCTTCTTCTACACTATATGTCATTAAGATCATCTAATCATTTATCTGTCCATTAACATCTACAAAAATGTGGTCCAATCATAAGAGTTAGAGTACTAATGAATGTCAAACTAAAGTTCTATTATAGttcatttctattttacattttcattaatttagtTCAAAacattcaactttcaatataaTCTTCATATAGACAAATAATGTAGACCTAGGCATGAGCCttgcaataaaagaaaattattcatGAGTTTGGAAGATCAGTTTTTgttcataaaaaagtaaaacaaattaaCTATCTTTTCAATAGCCTAATCATGTGTGAAACAAATACACGTGCACAACTAACAAACATTAAACTTTACAATGGTTGTATATATGTCTCTTGACTTAACTTGTTCAGAAACTATATTTTGATTCACATATCTATCATTGGTTTGTTACATTTGCTATTgccaatttaataatttataattgacaAAACTCTAAATCACATTCACATTATTTAGTTCATTATcatattaacaattattaattttccTCTATAATTCTCGGTCTtaatgattagttttatttgaTATGCATtttaaacattatatttttccatataaaaATGCAGCAGCATTTTCACCTGGACATATGTGCCTTGCACAGTCTGATCGATACATTGCACAAGAATTTAGCTATTGCTCGGGAACACTGAGCAAGGCCAGTCCCACTGACACATTGTTCGAAAATTTCAagcattataagaaaattaaccTTACTCAGGATCACCAAGCAAGTCCAGTTTGACTGACACATTACTTGGTAATTCTGAGTATCGGATGAAAAAAATCTTGTTCAAGATTAggagtgtaaactcaaaccggaccggttttacctgttttgaaccggtccggtccggaaccggtttttaaaacgtaaaaaccggccggttccggtccggtttcggttccgggattttttggacttgaccgaaccggaccggaccggttgattaaaaaaataaaaaataatatttttatatataggttttatacaaaatattttatatatattaaatattaatatatatataagttttatatataatgtataattataaatttttatgtgaaattttatatataacatatatattcatatatgaaataatttcttattataatttataaattatataaaatgttaatactaaatcactaaaagtttataactaatactaatatataacttataactataccaatagtttaatattaatactattatatagtctaatatattaataaaagtataaaacagtttttttttaaatcatttttttttataaacaaatttttaatgacaaattgtgaaatttacattttaaaaaaatgaaaaaaccggaccggaccggaccggaaaccggtaaaaccggaagtaccggtttaggagggtaaccagtgcgtaatcggttttgaaaaatacaaaaccggtacataccggttcggtcctagattttatccaaaaccggaccggacctgacCGGTTACACCCTTATTCAAGATAATTAAACAAGACTATTCCAATCAACACATTGCTTGGTAAATTTGAGCATCGTAAGAAAATAACCCTTACTCGAGATCAATTCATTCAAATGGACACATTGCTTGGTAATACTGAGAAGCGAAAGAATTTAACCTTTGCTAGGGATTATCGAGCAAGGCAAGTCCGACTGACacattatttgaaaattctaaGCATCAGAAGAAAATCACCAAGCAAATACGAATAGACTGCTAAAAAATTTCAagcattacaaaaaaataaccCTTGATCGGGATCACTAAGCAAGATTAGCCCGATTGACAAATTGCTCGATTATGCCATCTTCAATCGGGCATACGTGTCTTGCAAGTAAAAtctttactagtatatataaaatatctcaaaagtCTCAATTCATGTTTAGACACTAGTAAAATTCTTCGAATTctaaatattctcaaaactttttataattttcccaatcatcatttaaatacaaaatattttttaatttttaatttttaatattttcatctaatcattacctaattattatttaaatacaaaaataaatataattatttataaacttcaaaacaaaagataaaaaccaatataacttttacaaatttcaaaacaaaaaacaaaaatcaattaaccttttacaaactttaaaacaaaaatactattaaagaattatattcaaactttttaagtttataatatttttatttaactttttttctctcattttttaaaatataataaaatatattcactcaaatcatttaacaactattcacaaatttttaaaatactcCAAGTGTCTAAACATGACAACCTTAGACACATCATTTATTGTGAGATCAATAAATGATGTATACCAATAATATATTTGTAcacatcaataatatatttggtGTACCAACAAATcagcttataaataatttttctctcttaaaTAGTCATTGTTGACATCATCTTTGTATAATTTTAAAGCATATAagtttaatcattttttttcaaaaagatataaaatctataataaactctatttttttcaaaaagaaaaaaaaagaagaagaaaaaaagccaAACTTACCATCTCTGTAACTTTATTCATCATTACTTAAAACTAAATATAAGATCTTCTACTGACTTATTTACTTATAATTATTTGGTCCAGATGGAGGTAGTTGATTTGTTTTGaagattaaaatctaaaattttgaaaattttataaatctttcattccatcattttaatttttttaaattttcacataaaataaaataaaaaattcaaattttttaaatctcaaaacaaaaataatattaaaaatatattataataattttttatttaattttttaattttaatttaaactcatctcatttcatctctgaaaacaaacgacgCCAAATGAGTTGGTGTAGTATGTAATATTCAGGTCAAACTCCATTATTTTCTTAAcccaaacttttattttaagaaaatttctctcaatatttattaaattcaagATTTAATCACATGTCATTCTAAAACTTTGTAATTGTAATTACTGTTTgagtaatttatataaattgtaatccaatcaaattaatattaatatttaactaatatgtatatgtgtgtgtatatatacatgtaaaTGGATATTGACTATGCAAGTAAAATCTGTTTGAAtcattctaattttctttttcaaaaaattaagatggaacaatccaataataatttaatgttttaaggaaaattcatctttttttggtataaatttaaaaatcagtTAAAAAACTTTAATTGTTTTGATTCTCATTGTAGTGCAATATTTTCCTAGTAGAAAAACAGTTCAAAAACAATTAGAACTAAACGAAGATTAATAAAATGCAGTGGAACTTCTTGAAGATAGCTGTGAATACaaatttttgataagtactgcttgaatagtgaaatgaaatgaaatgattttagataaaaattgaaagttaaatattattgttttaattaaattatttattatattttatataataatttaaaaacattatacTAATAAGATGAcatgtgataaaataaaataaaactgttTCTATATTCGAATGCAAGACtcaactaatttattaatttaaagaaaatacataaatgtTTTGGTGTcccgaatgagatttttttttatttagtgattaaaaaggtatttttttaatagtgttataaattttttatttttttaaatatttataatgattaaaaaaatatataaaaaaataaaatatactattcgATAAACCCTcggattattttaatattttttcgaTGACTGTAGcaagtttaagaaaataatgCTTAGCactttatttgataattattatttaagaaaatagaagaaatttgaaagaaaaaaattattacatagATCCTCGGCGGAGTGGAGAGAGGGTACACAAGTGTTTAGTATTCTGTAGTTGTCATGTCCTTCATCagatgaaagagagagacacagaaaggttttttttttttagagagagagcaTTGGGAAGAGGTGAggaagagagagatgaaaatgTCTGGGTGCTGTAGGGGAAGATAGGGGCAAAGCTTCGACACTTGGTCTGGTGTCTCTGGAGTCTGGACACTCAGCAAACAAAacccaactctttttttttccccttcctcATTGCTTACCTTTTCGGCCGGCTAGCCAACCTTCTCAACTTTCCGGTGGCGTCGTCGGAATTTTTTCCTTCCC
Coding sequences within it:
- the LOC108993041 gene encoding methyl-CpG-binding domain-containing protein 2-like isoform X3, translated to MRRDKLGWSNLLQQEEKDITGSSFLANYESNLQELEDVSSSSSSSEDESLETEDEDEQSNENASKQLVLYDPLTNGTDEIEPVPDPIQSQTPFRRYSAPNSSPRVLPSVGAFTVQCASCFKWRLIPTKEKYEAIREHILEQPFYCNTAREWRADISCDDPTDISQDDSRLWAIDKPNIAQPPPGWQRLLRIRGEGSTKFADIYYQAPSGKKLRSMVEIQKYLLEHPEYMSDDVSLSQFSFQIPKPLQENYVRKRPPQLKASHVTRPLEPGEASPLALMGPDNCPDSQLTRPGLPPNFEDPVFDPVGRPAKKRSRPPG
- the LOC108993041 gene encoding methyl-CpG-binding domain-containing protein 2-like isoform X4, with the protein product MRRDKLGWSNLLQQELEDVSSSSSSSEDESLETEDEDEQSNENASKQLVLYDPLTNGTDEIEPVPDPIQSQTPFRRYSAPNSSPRVLPSVGAFTVQCASCFKWRLIPTKEKYEAIREHILEQPFYCNTAREWRADISCDDPTDISQDDSRLWAIDKPNIAQPPPGWQRLLRIRGEGSTKFADIYYQAPSGKKLRSMVEIQKYLLEHPEYMSDDVSLSQFSFQIPKPLQENYVRKRPPQLKASHVTRPLEPGEASPLALMGPDNCPDSQLTRPGLPPNFEDPVFDPVGRPAKKRSRPPG
- the LOC108993041 gene encoding methyl-CpG-binding domain-containing protein 2-like isoform X1; the protein is MRRDKLGWSNLLQQMCSSPEKFSLNVEKEEKDITGSSFLANYESNLQELEDVSSSSSSSEDESLETEDEDEQSNENASKQLVLYDPLTNGTDEIEPVPDPIQSQTPFRRYSAPNSSPRVLPSVGAFTVQCASCFKWRLIPTKEKYEAIREHILEQPFYCNTAREWRADISCDDPTDISQDDSRLWAIDKPNIAQPPPGWQRLLRIRGEGSTKFADIYYQAPSGKKLRSMVEIQKYLLEHPEYMSDDVSLSQFSFQIPKPLQENYVRKRPPQLKASHVTRPLEPGEASPLALMGPDNCPDSQLTRPGLPPNFEDPVFDPVGRPAKKRSRPPG
- the LOC108993041 gene encoding methyl-CpG-binding domain-containing protein 2-like isoform X2, which translates into the protein MCSSPEKFSLNVEKEEKDITGSSFLANYESNLQELEDVSSSSSSSEDESLETEDEDEQSNENASKQLVLYDPLTNGTDEIEPVPDPIQSQTPFRRYSAPNSSPRVLPSVGAFTVQCASCFKWRLIPTKEKYEAIREHILEQPFYCNTAREWRADISCDDPTDISQDDSRLWAIDKPNIAQPPPGWQRLLRIRGEGSTKFADIYYQAPSGKKLRSMVEIQKYLLEHPEYMSDDVSLSQFSFQIPKPLQENYVRKRPPQLKASHVTRPLEPGEASPLALMGPDNCPDSQLTRPGLPPNFEDPVFDPVGRPAKKRSRPPG